The DNA region CTTGGGCGAGAGCAGGCCCGAGAGGTGGGCCAGGGTTTCGCAGGCCGTGCGCAGCACCCATTCGCCCAGGGGCACGATGATGCCCGTCTCCTCGGCCACGGGGATGAACTCCAGCGGCGGCACCATGCCGCGCCTGGGATGTTGCCAGCGCAGCAGCGCCTCGAAGCCGGAGATATGCATGGAGGGCAGGTGCACGATGGGCTGGAAGTGCAGCTCGAACTCGTTGCGGTCCAGGGCGTGACGCATGTCGGTTTCCAGCTTCAAGGTCTGCACGGCCTGGGTGTGCATCTGGTGGTGGAAAACCTTGTAGCCGTCGTCCGTGGTGCCCTTGGCGCGGTGCATGGCGGTTTCGGCGTCGCGGATGATCTGCTCCGGCTCGGTGTAGCAGTCCATATGGTAGGCGATGCCGATGGAGGCGGAGGTGAAGACCTCCATGGAGTCGATGACGTGCGCGTCGCTGAGGGCCTCCTTGATGCGTTCGGCCACGCGGATGGCCTCCATCTCGTCCTCCATGTCGTCCAGGAGCACGATGAAGTCGTCGCCGCCGAGCCTGGCCATGGTGTCCACCTTGCGCAGGCAGGAGGAGACGCGCCGGGCGATGGACTGCAGGAGCTTGTCGCCCACGCTGTGGCCCAGGCTCTCGTTGATGATCTTGAAGCGGTCCAGGTCCACGAAGAGCACGGCGAAGCGGTACGTCTCGTGCCGCAGCACGCGGGCCATGGCGTGGCGGAGCCGGTCCATGAACAGGGCGCGGTTGGGCAGCCGGGTCAGGGGATCGAGAAAAACGTGGCGCTGGAGCTCTTCCTCGAAGGCCTTGCGCTGGGTAACGTCGTGGGCGTTGATGACCAGGCCGTTGACGGCCTCGTCGCTCATGAGATTGGCTGCCTGCGCATCCAGCACCACCCAGGAGCCGTCGGCGCGTTTGCGCCGCATCTCGAAGGAGGCGCTGTCCAGGCCGTTGCGCACCATGCTGGAGAACCGCTCCTTGATGATCACGGCGTCCTGGGGATGGATGGAGCTGAAGAAGTCCTCGCAGCCGGAGCGGTCGTTGATGGCGCAGGAGAAAGCAGCGGCCGAGGGGCTCTCGAAGATGACCCGGCCGTCTGGCTGGACCACGCTGATGACGTCGCGGGTGTTCTGGATGAGCGCGGTGTAGAACCGCTGCTTGCTCATGACCTCTTTTTGCGCGCTTTTGAGGCTGGTTATCTCGCGCGCCACCATGAGCATGGATTGCCTGGTGAGGGATGAAAACGTAACGAGCAGCCACGTGGGGCTGCCCGGAACCTTGAACTCGAACTCGCGCGAGATGATCTCGTCCTGGTTGGACGCGGCTCGCACCTCGCGGATTCCTTCCATGAGCATGGCCCCGATGCTGCGGGAGTAGACCGACTCCAGGTGCAGCCCCTCCACGCCGTCGGGATACGATTCTTTCGGGTCGAAGCGCGTGGGCAGGATGCGTTTGACGTAGCCGTTGTCCGTGACCTCGGCGACCATGCTGGACATGGACGTGAACACGGCGCGGAGCTGCGACGCGGACTCGCGCATGTCGCGGTTGGCGAGCTCCAGATCCCACACCGTGCAGCGGATGCGGCGGCGCAGGCGCAACGCCCAGACCAGAAATAGCGCGCCGGCCAGAACCGCGGCGCAGGCGATGACGGCGAGCAATGCGTTTATATTGCCGCCGGCTGAAGCAAGAAGATGGGGCGGTTCCGCTCCGAACGGATGACCGCCCCCGAGAGCGAGTAACGAAGGCAAGCATACCCTCCAAGTATGATATCGGCCACCTGGGGAGGCCAGCCGCCAGAGGTACGCCCTTTGTGTTTCAGAGGCGTGACGGCGGCAGAGCGGCGGCGTTACGGGAGGGTACGGGTTCAGTACGGAAGCGGGCTAGAGCTGCTGCTCCCGTTCGATCCACTTGTTGGTGCGCGGGGGCACGTATCCCTCGAAGCCCTCAAGCAGGGTCTCCGGCTTCTGGGAGGCGTAGAGGATGGAGCGGTGGGACTGATTGAGGAATCCCTGGGCCACGGCGTTGTCCAGCATGTCCAGGAAGCAGTCGTAGTAGCCGCCCACGTTGAGCAGGCCGCAGGGCTTGTCGTGGAAGCCGAGCTGCGACCAGGTGAAGACCTCGCAGATCTCCTCGAAGGTGCCGATGCCGCCGGGCAGGGCGATGAAGCCGTCGGAAAGCTCGGCCATCAGGGCCTTGCGCTCGTGCATGGACTCCACGACGTGCAGCTCGGTCAGGCCGGGGTGGGCGAGCTCCTTTTCGGACAAGGCGCGCGGCAGAACGCCGATGACCTCGGCGCCGCCGGCCAGCGCGGCGTCCGCGGTCCGGCCCATCAGGCCCACGGCCGCACCGCCGTACACCATGCCGAGGCCGCGATCGGCCAGTGCCTTGCCCATGGCCTGGGCCATGGTTGTATACGAAGGGTCGTTTCCGGGATTGGAGCCGCAAAAAATACAGATGCGTCGCATGAGAACTCCTGAATGGAATAGACAGTGATTCAAAGAGTACAGCTACTAATCCTGGCGTGATGAAAGGTCAATGTGGCGCAATGCATGTATTGCCAATTGCAAGAGAAAATGTAACAACAATCTCAATCTGAACAGCTGTTCAGATTAGTGCCCGAATAATTTTTCACTCCGGAGCCCTTTGTGTCCGAGCTGCCGCCGTACCGTGTGCGCGAGAACCCCAGAGCGCGCCGCGTCATCCTCAAGGTTATCCCCCGCGTGGGGTTGACCGTCACCGTGCCCAAGGGGTTCGACCACAGCCGTCTGCCTGGTCTGTTGCGTTCTCGCAAGGAGTGGATAGACACGGCCCTGCGTGACATGGAAGCGCGCGGCAAGGGGCCGCAGCCACCGGTTCTGCCCGACGCGGTGGATCTCGCCGCGGTGGAGCGCCGCGTGAGCGTGGCCTACGAGACCGGCGCAGAAAAGCACGGCTGGCGGGAGGAGGGCGACTCCGTAGTCATCGCCACGTGCGACTCCTGCGTGTACGACCGACTGGTGCTTATCGAGGACTGGCTCAAGGCGCGCGGCAGGCGCCATCTCACGCCCTGGTGCACGGAGCTGGCCGCTCAGTTCGGCGTCTACCCAAAGTCCTTCCAGATCCGCCTGCAGAAGAGCCGCTGGGGAAGCTGCTCCCGCCGCGGCACGCTCAGCCTCAACGCCAAGCTTCTGCTCATTCCCCGGTCAGCGGCACGCTACGTGCTGCTCCACGAGCTGTGCCACCTGGTGCACCCGGACCACTCGCCGCGGTTCTGGACGCTCCTGCAGGAGTGGGAGCCCGAGGCGCGGTCGCAGGACCGATACATCGATGCCTGCTGGCGCGATCTGCCGGCGTGGCTGCCGTAGCTGCGGATTCCTGGCGTTCCTGTCTTACTGATTCAGCGCCGATCCCGTGTCCACGATCTCGATGGGCATGAGCGTACGCGCGTCCTCGATAAAGGCGCGGGCCTCGCGGCTCTGGTCCGGAGAGTGGATGAAGACCAGAAGCCCGGTGGCGCGGTCCAGGGTGCTGAGGTAGCCGAGGTTGTCGTCGGCCTCCAGCAGGAAGCGCGCCAGGGCCATGTTCGCCGGGGCGA from Oceanidesulfovibrio marinus includes:
- a CDS encoding bifunctional diguanylate cyclase/phosphodiesterase, producing the protein MPSLLALGGGHPFGAEPPHLLASAGGNINALLAVIACAAVLAGALFLVWALRLRRRIRCTVWDLELANRDMRESASQLRAVFTSMSSMVAEVTDNGYVKRILPTRFDPKESYPDGVEGLHLESVYSRSIGAMLMEGIREVRAASNQDEIISREFEFKVPGSPTWLLVTFSSLTRQSMLMVAREITSLKSAQKEVMSKQRFYTALIQNTRDVISVVQPDGRVIFESPSAAAFSCAINDRSGCEDFFSSIHPQDAVIIKERFSSMVRNGLDSASFEMRRKRADGSWVVLDAQAANLMSDEAVNGLVINAHDVTQRKAFEEELQRHVFLDPLTRLPNRALFMDRLRHAMARVLRHETYRFAVLFVDLDRFKIINESLGHSVGDKLLQSIARRVSSCLRKVDTMARLGGDDFIVLLDDMEDEMEAIRVAERIKEALSDAHVIDSMEVFTSASIGIAYHMDCYTEPEQIIRDAETAMHRAKGTTDDGYKVFHHQMHTQAVQTLKLETDMRHALDRNEFELHFQPIVHLPSMHISGFEALLRWQHPRRGMVPPLEFIPVAEETGIIVPLGEWVLRTACETLAHLSGLLSPKAGPLTMSVNLSARQFRNKRLADTVESALSMARVPAGSLCLEVTESLVMEDPARTRGILRQMKEIGASIAIDDFGTGYSSLSSLHNYPFDTLKIDQAFVRAMREEHFTARNGRNSIVRTILALAESMGMGVVAEGIETAFQKEALHAMGCAHAQGYLFAKPMAFSSLESFLLDAEDLAFGPFGSNGEQKPMSAA
- a CDS encoding TIGR00730 family Rossman fold protein encodes the protein MRRICIFCGSNPGNDPSYTTMAQAMGKALADRGLGMVYGGAAVGLMGRTADAALAGGAEVIGVLPRALSEKELAHPGLTELHVVESMHERKALMAELSDGFIALPGGIGTFEEICEVFTWSQLGFHDKPCGLLNVGGYYDCFLDMLDNAVAQGFLNQSHRSILYASQKPETLLEGFEGYVPPRTNKWIEREQQL
- a CDS encoding M48 family metallopeptidase, coding for MSELPPYRVRENPRARRVILKVIPRVGLTVTVPKGFDHSRLPGLLRSRKEWIDTALRDMEARGKGPQPPVLPDAVDLAAVERRVSVAYETGAEKHGWREEGDSVVIATCDSCVYDRLVLIEDWLKARGRRHLTPWCTELAAQFGVYPKSFQIRLQKSRWGSCSRRGTLSLNAKLLLIPRSAARYVLLHELCHLVHPDHSPRFWTLLQEWEPEARSQDRYIDACWRDLPAWLP
- a CDS encoding DUF4911 domain-containing protein yields the protein MSTADNHEIETGVPDSGAPEKKSPRKRRPRREPPTWSARLYLRIAPANMALARFLLEADDNLGYLSTLDRATGLLVFIHSPDQSREARAFIEDARTLMPIEIVDTGSALNQ